In Myxococcus stipitatus, the following are encoded in one genomic region:
- a CDS encoding ABC transporter substrate-binding protein, whose product MSRLALVLWLSLLPAAAMAQGSARPRVVAVKSANLAPYASVIAGFSAEARAEVQEMMLDESPGAAARVFKKLAAQKPALVLALGPLAANAARRSLGEDVPVLFAMVPYYEKYGLEGPNVTGISLTSDLGPELEALVAVSPKVRRVGMVHDPRFSSSTVTQAQTAAASRNLSILALEVDSPAKVEKVLEGASGRVDALLMVADKTVGNASVVQELIAFAQSKRLPLIALTPSQVKEGAALALSPSPLAIGLQAGRLANRIIHEKVDPGALAVAQPEGLDLSINLTTAKKLGPSSEPVLELLRFAARRDFAVKVYE is encoded by the coding sequence ATGAGCCGGCTGGCGCTCGTGCTCTGGCTCTCCCTGTTGCCAGCGGCCGCGATGGCCCAGGGGAGTGCTCGCCCACGGGTGGTGGCGGTGAAGTCCGCCAACCTCGCGCCCTATGCCTCCGTCATCGCCGGTTTCTCCGCGGAGGCTCGCGCGGAGGTTCAGGAGATGATGCTCGACGAGAGCCCGGGGGCCGCCGCGCGCGTCTTCAAGAAGCTGGCGGCGCAGAAGCCCGCGCTCGTGTTGGCCCTGGGCCCGCTGGCGGCCAACGCGGCGAGGCGCTCGCTGGGCGAGGACGTGCCCGTCCTCTTCGCCATGGTGCCGTACTACGAGAAGTACGGACTCGAAGGCCCCAACGTCACGGGCATCTCACTCACCAGCGACCTGGGGCCGGAGCTGGAGGCGCTCGTCGCCGTGTCCCCCAAGGTCCGCCGGGTGGGCATGGTGCATGACCCGCGTTTCTCCTCGAGCACGGTGACGCAGGCGCAGACCGCCGCCGCGTCGAGGAACCTGTCCATCCTCGCGCTGGAGGTGGACTCTCCGGCGAAGGTGGAGAAGGTGCTCGAGGGGGCTTCGGGCCGCGTGGACGCGTTGCTCATGGTCGCGGACAAGACGGTGGGCAATGCCTCCGTCGTCCAGGAGCTCATCGCCTTCGCGCAGTCGAAGCGGCTGCCGCTCATCGCGCTCACGCCCAGCCAGGTGAAGGAGGGCGCGGCGCTGGCGCTGTCACCCAGTCCCCTGGCCATTGGCCTGCAGGCAGGGCGGCTGGCCAATCGCATCATCCACGAGAAGGTCGACCCGGGGGCGCTGGCGGTGGCGCAGCCGGAAGGGTTGGACCTGTCCATCAACCTCACCACCGCCAAGAAGTTGGGTCCGTCCTCCGAGCCCGTGCTGGAGCTCCTCCGGTTCGCGGCGCGGCGGGACTTTGCCGTGAAGGTCTACGAGTGA
- a CDS encoding protein kinase domain-containing protein: MLCYRCGSHVPETNDTCPTCGMKYDAAARQAAGVARKRGLDGAPYKPGDVIAGRYAIKEVVGSGPMGFVFRAQDEEIDVEVALKTVHPRLVQQPEERTQFSFSMRVGKKLNHPNLLRVYEEGLDGERPFFTMQLLEGMTLRRMMEQRASRGQLFSLKDVEPLLAQMAAALDAAHRFGPHSDLKPENVIVLPDLLKVTDYGLGLAVPQLPFVQAQKGHRADVYVAPEYVAGGELDTRMDVYSLGVVMGELITGLVPTDGVVPGLSSLHSDLPTSFEALYRRALNINPLARPKSAGELHAEFANIIARSPAAVTTRVRSVPPPPGSAQAAAVRMSARPPPPVPTDMLPIPTGIVNAAAPKAPPPVAAPHVEEEPPPPDATQPLDAATLAAIIGANPNASHQRLTEQAMPFITGGAIRAATEAAQGGRASSESGPSGRGAGAESPYGGRSAQESARESAPSGRSGSEGARSASESPYGGRASGASSRTGDEPSLSGRAGGVSSRSGDEPSLSGRASGASSRSGDEPSLSGRAGGGSSRSGDEPSLSGRAGGGSSRSGDEPSLSGRAGGASSRSGDEPSLNGRASGASSRSGDEPWPSGRAGGASSRSGDEPSLSGRAGGASSRSGDESSLSGRAGGASSRSGDEPSLSGRSGTESAARGGGPAPRASGPMPSAQSRGSSRGQDPAASESAPSVSGARSARGLESSPSTSGARPLSRTLEAPVVPSIRTARTLETVPTMSGARTAPRALDFDPSMSGARSGARIAPKQRGSRSQKSSAARRRSAFVWIAVLTVGGLALGAGGGYLFLNYWKSRSAAKPAVPSSGAMARQGAKEAPLPLVVALSEKCPDGMRLVSGGSFKRGKVRDDELAKVDERPSENVMVNSFCVDEFEFPNQKGANPRVGVTLAQARELCGAEKKRLCTEDEWEKACKGPGNARFAYGNDYLQSTCNTKIPQHGIVPAIAASGTFSQCVSPGYGVADLSGNVAEWTETRIERRGTIQKGGAFNEPYADSRCSAVKYSDPETASASVGFRCCSSAQP, encoded by the coding sequence TTGCTTTGCTACCGCTGCGGAAGCCACGTCCCCGAGACGAATGACACCTGCCCCACGTGCGGGATGAAGTACGACGCGGCTGCTCGACAGGCGGCCGGCGTCGCCCGCAAGCGTGGCCTGGACGGCGCCCCCTACAAACCAGGGGACGTCATCGCCGGGCGCTACGCCATCAAGGAAGTCGTGGGCTCGGGTCCCATGGGCTTCGTCTTCCGCGCCCAGGACGAGGAGATCGACGTCGAGGTCGCGCTGAAGACCGTGCACCCGAGGCTCGTCCAGCAGCCCGAGGAGCGCACGCAGTTCTCCTTCTCGATGCGGGTGGGCAAGAAGCTCAACCACCCCAATCTGCTGCGCGTCTACGAGGAGGGGCTCGACGGCGAGCGGCCCTTCTTCACCATGCAGTTGCTGGAGGGCATGACGCTGCGGCGGATGATGGAGCAGCGCGCCTCGCGAGGGCAGCTCTTCTCGCTGAAGGACGTGGAGCCGCTGCTCGCGCAGATGGCCGCGGCACTGGACGCCGCGCACCGCTTCGGTCCGCACTCCGACCTCAAGCCGGAGAACGTCATCGTCCTGCCGGACCTGCTGAAGGTGACGGACTACGGGCTGGGGCTCGCCGTTCCGCAGTTGCCCTTCGTGCAGGCCCAGAAGGGGCACCGCGCGGATGTCTACGTCGCGCCCGAGTATGTGGCGGGGGGCGAACTCGACACGCGGATGGATGTGTACTCGCTTGGCGTGGTGATGGGAGAGCTCATCACCGGGTTGGTGCCGACGGATGGCGTGGTGCCGGGGCTCTCGTCCCTGCATTCGGACCTGCCCACGTCCTTCGAGGCGCTTTATCGACGCGCGCTCAACATCAATCCGCTGGCCCGGCCGAAGTCGGCGGGGGAGCTGCACGCGGAGTTCGCCAACATCATTGCGCGGTCGCCCGCGGCGGTGACCACGCGGGTGCGCAGTGTGCCGCCGCCTCCAGGGTCGGCGCAGGCCGCCGCGGTGAGGATGTCCGCGCGGCCTCCTCCGCCGGTGCCCACGGACATGTTGCCGATTCCCACCGGCATCGTGAATGCCGCCGCGCCCAAGGCGCCGCCACCGGTGGCAGCGCCGCACGTCGAGGAGGAGCCACCTCCGCCGGATGCGACCCAGCCGCTGGATGCGGCGACGCTCGCGGCCATCATCGGTGCGAATCCCAACGCGTCCCATCAGCGCCTCACCGAGCAGGCGATGCCCTTCATCACCGGAGGGGCGATTCGTGCCGCCACGGAAGCAGCGCAAGGTGGGCGCGCTTCGTCGGAATCAGGACCCAGTGGTCGCGGCGCTGGTGCCGAGTCGCCGTACGGTGGTCGCTCCGCGCAAGAGTCCGCGAGGGAGTCAGCCCCCTCCGGGCGCTCGGGTTCCGAGGGCGCGAGGTCGGCATCGGAATCGCCGTACGGTGGCCGCGCGAGTGGTGCGTCGTCGCGCACGGGCGACGAGCCGTCGCTCAGCGGCCGCGCGGGTGGTGTGTCGTCACGGTCTGGAGACGAGCCTTCACTCAGTGGCCGCGCGAGTGGTGCGTCGTCACGGTCCGGAGACGAGCCTTCGCTCAGCGGCAGAGCGGGTGGTGGGTCGTCACGGTCCGGAGATGAGCCTTCGCTCAGCGGCAGAGCGGGTGGTGGGTCGTCACGGTCCGGAGATGAGCCTTCGCTTAGCGGCAGAGCGGGTGGTGCGTCGTCACGGTCTGGAGACGAGCCTTCACTCAATGGCCGCGCGAGTGGTGCGTCGTCACGGTCTGGAGACGAGCCTTGGCCTAGCGGCAGAGCGGGTGGTGCGTCGTCACGGTCCGGAGATGAGCCTTCGCTTAGCGGCAGAGCGGGTGGTGCGTCGTCGCGGTCCGGAGACGAGTCTTCGCTCAGCGGCCGCGCGGGTGGTGCGTCGTCACGGTCCGGAGACGAGCCATCCCTCAGTGGACGCTCTGGCACGGAGTCCGCTGCTCGCGGTGGGGGACCCGCGCCCCGGGCCTCCGGGCCAATGCCCTCCGCTCAGTCGCGCGGGTCGTCGCGCGGCCAGGACCCGGCGGCGAGCGAGTCGGCTCCCTCTGTCTCCGGTGCACGGTCGGCGCGCGGACTGGAGTCCTCGCCTTCGACGTCGGGTGCGCGCCCTCTGTCGCGGACGCTGGAGGCCCCCGTCGTGCCGAGCATCCGCACGGCACGCACCCTTGAGACCGTGCCGACGATGTCGGGGGCGCGCACCGCTCCTCGTGCGCTCGACTTCGACCCAAGCATGTCGGGGGCACGTTCAGGGGCTCGCATCGCGCCGAAGCAGCGGGGCAGTCGCTCCCAGAAGTCTTCGGCCGCGCGCCGCCGTTCCGCGTTCGTCTGGATAGCGGTTCTGACCGTGGGTGGCCTCGCGTTGGGCGCGGGTGGCGGCTATCTGTTCTTGAACTACTGGAAGTCCCGAAGCGCGGCGAAGCCGGCGGTGCCGTCCTCGGGCGCGATGGCGCGGCAGGGTGCCAAGGAAGCGCCACTTCCGCTCGTCGTGGCCCTGTCGGAGAAGTGCCCGGACGGCATGCGGTTGGTGAGCGGGGGTTCCTTCAAGCGAGGCAAGGTTCGCGACGACGAGCTCGCCAAGGTGGACGAGCGTCCCAGCGAGAACGTGATGGTGAACTCCTTCTGTGTCGACGAGTTCGAGTTCCCCAATCAAAAGGGAGCGAACCCTCGAGTGGGCGTCACCTTGGCGCAGGCACGTGAGCTGTGCGGGGCGGAGAAGAAGCGGCTCTGCACAGAGGACGAGTGGGAGAAGGCATGCAAGGGACCGGGCAACGCGCGCTTCGCGTACGGGAACGATTACCTTCAGAGCACGTGCAATACGAAGATTCCCCAGCATGGCATCGTGCCTGCCATCGCGGCGTCCGGGACGTTCAGTCAGTGCGTCTCGCCGGGCTACGGCGTGGCCGACCTCTCCGGCAACGTGGCGGAGTGGACGGAGACCCGCATCGAGCGCCGAGGCACCATCCAGAAGGGTGGAGCCTTCAACGAGCCATATGCCGACTCCCGCTGCAGCGCGGTGAAGTACAGCGACCCGGAGACGGCGTCCGCGTCGGTGGGCTTCCGTTGTTGCTCGAGCGCTCAGCCATGA
- the dut gene encoding dUTP diphosphatase, with product MASSLTVQVRRVRAHPEPLPLPRYETELAAGLDLRADIEGERVLQPLARMAVPTGLALGLPPGYEGQVRPRSGLALRHGITLLNSPGTVDADYRGEVQVILVNLSNEPFTLRRGDRVAQLVVAPVTSATLTEVEVLDATARGGNGFGSTGR from the coding sequence ATGGCCTCGTCCTTGACCGTGCAGGTGCGCCGTGTCCGCGCGCACCCGGAGCCCTTGCCGTTGCCCCGCTACGAGACGGAGCTCGCCGCTGGGCTGGATTTGCGGGCGGATATCGAGGGAGAGCGTGTCCTCCAACCCCTGGCTCGGATGGCGGTTCCCACGGGGCTCGCGCTGGGATTGCCACCCGGTTACGAGGGCCAGGTGCGGCCTCGCTCGGGGTTGGCGCTCCGACATGGCATCACCCTGCTCAACTCACCCGGGACGGTGGATGCGGACTACCGTGGGGAGGTGCAGGTCATCCTGGTCAACCTCTCCAACGAGCCCTTCACCCTGCGTCGGGGCGACCGGGTGGCCCAACTGGTGGTGGCGCCCGTGACCTCCGCGACGCTGACCGAGGTGGAGGTCCTCGATGCGACGGCGCGGGGGGGGAACGGGTTCGGGTCCACGGGCCGATAA
- a CDS encoding M23 family metallopeptidase — MFTSRARGLLDFCMAVLCVWTAYHHTPAGALVRKASAWAFSTQSTARPLLAFYDGMTGTTLAAPMVAPEVSLVRALTSAEALAWGTHLALKGLDSRARAPAMALAQEHGISMATLVDPVEGPVAARKLLTGLADDFPREEARITAVFVGRVPARYALERAQAEGGALTLEALSRQLPPGFESASVGAAQALALSTAFGLAWPVSESARVTSPFGERYHPVLGTRKMHTGVDLGVPTGTVVAAVAEGVVRRASEDSVNGRVLVLDHGRGVTTAYCHNSELLVRVGEQVTRGQLIARSGNTGRSTGPHLHYQLELASRPMDPLKFRASVRTVSQDTPF, encoded by the coding sequence ATGTTCACGAGCCGAGCCCGAGGGCTGCTGGACTTCTGCATGGCGGTGCTATGCGTGTGGACGGCGTATCACCACACGCCCGCGGGGGCGCTGGTTCGCAAGGCCAGCGCGTGGGCCTTCTCCACGCAGAGCACCGCTCGGCCATTGTTGGCGTTCTACGACGGCATGACGGGCACCACGCTGGCCGCGCCCATGGTGGCTCCGGAGGTGTCACTCGTGCGCGCGCTGACGAGCGCGGAGGCACTGGCGTGGGGGACTCACCTGGCGCTGAAGGGCTTGGATTCGCGCGCAAGAGCTCCGGCGATGGCGCTGGCACAAGAGCACGGCATCTCCATGGCGACGCTCGTGGACCCGGTGGAGGGGCCCGTTGCCGCGCGCAAGCTTCTCACGGGACTGGCGGATGACTTTCCTCGCGAGGAGGCTCGAATCACCGCTGTCTTCGTCGGACGTGTTCCCGCGCGATACGCGCTGGAGCGAGCGCAGGCGGAAGGAGGCGCGCTGACGCTCGAGGCGTTGAGCCGGCAACTTCCCCCTGGCTTCGAGTCAGCGTCGGTCGGCGCCGCGCAGGCGCTCGCGTTGTCCACCGCGTTTGGCCTCGCATGGCCCGTGTCCGAGAGTGCTCGGGTGACGAGCCCGTTTGGTGAGCGCTACCACCCCGTGCTGGGCACTCGGAAGATGCACACGGGCGTGGACCTGGGCGTTCCCACGGGCACGGTGGTGGCGGCCGTGGCGGAGGGTGTCGTGCGGCGCGCGAGCGAGGACTCGGTGAATGGCCGGGTCCTCGTTCTGGACCATGGCCGGGGCGTGACGACGGCGTACTGCCACAACTCGGAGTTGCTGGTGCGGGTGGGCGAGCAGGTGACGCGGGGACAACTCATCGCCCGTTCCGGCAACACCGGACGCTCCACCGGACCTCATCTGCACTATCAGCTCGAGCTGGCCTCTCGGCCCATGGACCCTCTCAAGTTCCGCGCTTCTGTTAGGACCGTGTCTCAGGACACTCCTTTCTGA
- the pnp gene encoding polyribonucleotide nucleotidyltransferase produces MLKKSVKIGESELSIEVGRMAKQADGSVVVRYGDTMLLVTAVSAREKKDVDFLPLTVEYQEKLYSAGRIPGSYFKREGRLTEKETLASRLVDRSARPLFPEGYAYETQIIASVISADPENEGDVHGITGASAALWVSDIPFNGPIAGIRVGRVGGQLVANPTAKQREQSDLDLVMAVSREAIVMVEGGAEEVSEADMVAALEFGFKSAQPALDLQDELRRELNKQVRAFDKAPSVDEALRAKVRDLAMAGIKAGYEIKEKGARYDALSKAKKEAVAKLKEQMGEAFTPLTEKHAKQVVEDLKYEHMREMTVNGGRIGGRGHDVVRAITCEVGVLPRTHGSALFTRGETQALVVTTLGTSEDEQRLEMLGGMTFKRFMLHYNFPPFSVNETKPLRGPGRREIGHGALAERALRNMVPKSESFPYTVRLVSDILESNGSSSMASVCGGTLALMDAGVPIKSPVAGIAMGLVKEGDKVAILSDILGDEDHLGDMDFKVCGTTKGITSIQMDIKITGLTTEIMSRALEQARQGRIHILGEMLKTLAQPRKEISQYAPRITTIQIRPEFIKNVIGPGGKVIKDIIARTGAAINIEDSGRVDIASANGEAVKAAIAMIQALTREAEIGKIYTGTVRKIAEFGAFVELFPGTDGLIHISELSDKRVKSVSDVLKEGDEVLVKVVSIDKTGKIRLSRKEAMAERAAQQQGAADTVAAQPAPEATQPNAKA; encoded by the coding sequence ATGTTGAAGAAGAGCGTCAAGATTGGTGAGAGCGAGCTGAGCATCGAAGTGGGCCGCATGGCCAAGCAGGCCGATGGCTCCGTGGTGGTCCGCTATGGCGACACCATGCTGCTGGTGACCGCGGTCAGCGCGCGCGAGAAGAAGGACGTCGACTTCCTTCCGCTGACGGTGGAGTACCAGGAGAAGCTGTATTCGGCCGGCCGCATCCCCGGCAGCTACTTCAAGCGCGAGGGCCGCCTCACCGAGAAGGAGACGCTGGCCAGCCGTCTGGTGGACCGCTCCGCGCGTCCGCTGTTCCCGGAAGGCTACGCGTACGAGACGCAGATCATCGCCAGCGTCATCTCCGCGGACCCGGAGAACGAGGGCGACGTTCACGGCATCACGGGCGCCTCCGCGGCGCTGTGGGTGTCGGACATCCCGTTCAACGGCCCCATCGCCGGCATCCGCGTGGGCCGCGTGGGCGGCCAGCTGGTGGCCAACCCCACCGCGAAGCAGCGTGAGCAGAGCGACCTGGACCTGGTCATGGCGGTCAGCCGCGAGGCCATCGTCATGGTGGAGGGCGGCGCGGAAGAGGTGTCCGAGGCGGACATGGTGGCGGCGCTGGAGTTCGGCTTCAAGTCCGCGCAGCCCGCGCTGGACCTGCAGGACGAGCTGCGCCGCGAGCTGAACAAGCAGGTGCGCGCGTTCGACAAGGCGCCCTCCGTGGACGAGGCGCTGCGCGCCAAGGTTCGCGACCTGGCCATGGCGGGCATCAAGGCCGGCTATGAAATCAAGGAGAAGGGCGCCCGCTACGACGCGCTCTCCAAGGCGAAGAAGGAGGCGGTCGCCAAGCTCAAGGAGCAGATGGGCGAGGCCTTCACGCCGCTGACGGAGAAGCACGCCAAGCAGGTGGTGGAAGACCTGAAGTACGAGCACATGCGCGAGATGACGGTCAACGGTGGCCGCATCGGTGGGCGTGGGCACGACGTGGTCCGCGCCATCACCTGCGAGGTCGGCGTCCTGCCGCGCACGCACGGCAGCGCGCTGTTCACCCGTGGCGAGACGCAGGCGCTGGTCGTCACCACGCTGGGCACCAGCGAGGACGAGCAGCGGCTGGAGATGCTCGGCGGCATGACGTTCAAGCGCTTCATGCTGCACTACAACTTCCCGCCGTTCAGCGTGAACGAGACCAAGCCGCTGCGTGGTCCGGGCCGCCGTGAAATCGGCCACGGTGCGCTGGCGGAGCGCGCGCTGCGCAACATGGTTCCGAAGAGCGAGTCGTTCCCGTACACGGTGCGCCTCGTGTCCGACATCCTGGAGTCCAACGGCTCCTCGTCCATGGCCTCGGTGTGTGGTGGCACGCTGGCGCTGATGGACGCGGGTGTTCCCATCAAGTCGCCGGTGGCGGGCATCGCCATGGGCCTGGTGAAGGAGGGCGACAAGGTCGCCATCCTGTCGGACATCCTCGGTGACGAGGACCACCTGGGCGACATGGACTTCAAGGTGTGCGGCACCACCAAGGGCATCACGTCCATCCAGATGGACATCAAGATCACCGGCCTCACCACGGAGATCATGAGCCGCGCGCTGGAGCAGGCGCGTCAGGGCCGCATCCACATCCTGGGCGAGATGCTCAAGACGCTGGCGCAGCCCCGCAAGGAGATCAGCCAGTACGCGCCGCGCATCACCACCATCCAGATTCGTCCCGAGTTCATCAAGAACGTCATCGGGCCGGGCGGCAAGGTCATCAAGGACATCATCGCGCGCACCGGCGCGGCGATTAACATCGAGGACTCCGGCCGGGTGGACATCGCCAGCGCGAACGGCGAGGCCGTGAAGGCCGCCATCGCGATGATTCAGGCGCTGACCCGCGAGGCGGAGATCGGGAAGATCTACACGGGCACCGTGCGGAAGATCGCCGAGTTCGGCGCCTTCGTGGAGCTGTTCCCGGGCACCGACGGCCTCATCCACATCTCCGAGCTGTCCGACAAGCGCGTCAAGAGCGTCTCCGACGTGCTGAAGGAGGGCGACGAGGTGCTGGTGAAGGTCGTCAGCATCGACAAGACGGGCAAGATTCGTCTGTCGCGCAAAGAGGCGATGGCGGAGCGCGCGGCGCAGCAGCAGGGCGCGGCGGACACCGTCGCGGCGCAGCCGGCCCCCGAGGCCACCCAGCCGAACGCCAAGGCCTGA
- the rpsO gene encoding 30S ribosomal protein S15 produces the protein MSLHQERKSELVTKFRTHESDTGSPEVQVALLSERINMLTEHFKTHKKDHHSRRGLLKLVGQRRRLLDYLKSKDVTRYKKLIEGLGIRK, from the coding sequence ATGTCGCTGCATCAGGAGCGCAAGTCGGAGCTGGTGACGAAGTTCAGGACCCACGAGTCGGACACCGGGTCCCCCGAGGTGCAGGTGGCGCTGCTGTCCGAGCGCATCAACATGCTCACCGAGCACTTCAAGACGCACAAGAAGGACCACCACTCGCGGCGCGGTCTGCTGAAGCTGGTCGGTCAGCGTCGTCGGCTTCTGGACTACCTGAAGTCGAAGGACGTCACCCGCTACAAGAAGCTCATTGAGGGCCTCGGCATCCGCAAGTAG
- the truB gene encoding tRNA pseudouridine(55) synthase TruB → MDGVLVIDKPTGPTSFDVVRQVRSLLKLKKVGHTGTLDPMATGVLPLCLGEATKVAGFITEGDKAYDATVRLGSETDTQDAEGQVTATGPVPALTPALLEAALARFRGTFDQVPPMYSAVKVAGKRLYELARAGEEVERAARQVTVYELILRDFSADRLHLSVRCSKGFFVRTLAFDLGRALGCGAHLEALRRTSSGPFTLARALPLADVASQAKEGTLASRLVSLSDALVDMPEVKVGAEDARRVSHGVPVEVPASSRPGRVRVMGPDGTLLAVAEGAGGRLRYLRVLV, encoded by the coding sequence ATGGACGGCGTCCTCGTCATCGACAAGCCCACCGGTCCCACGTCCTTCGACGTGGTGCGACAGGTGCGCTCGCTGTTGAAGCTCAAGAAGGTGGGGCACACGGGGACGTTGGACCCCATGGCCACCGGCGTGTTGCCCTTGTGTCTGGGAGAGGCCACCAAGGTGGCTGGCTTCATCACCGAGGGCGACAAGGCCTACGACGCCACCGTGCGCCTGGGCTCCGAGACGGACACCCAGGACGCGGAGGGGCAGGTGACGGCGACGGGGCCTGTCCCGGCGCTGACGCCCGCGCTGCTGGAGGCCGCGCTCGCGCGCTTCCGAGGCACCTTCGACCAAGTGCCGCCCATGTATTCGGCGGTGAAGGTGGCCGGCAAGCGCCTGTACGAACTGGCCCGGGCAGGCGAGGAAGTGGAGCGCGCCGCCCGGCAGGTGACGGTGTACGAGCTCATCCTGCGCGACTTCTCCGCGGACCGGCTGCACCTCTCCGTGCGCTGCTCCAAGGGCTTCTTCGTGCGCACCCTGGCGTTCGACCTGGGGCGGGCGTTGGGCTGTGGAGCCCATTTGGAAGCACTGCGGCGCACCTCGAGCGGGCCGTTCACGCTGGCTCGGGCGCTGCCCCTGGCGGACGTGGCGTCGCAGGCGAAGGAGGGCACGCTGGCCTCTCGGCTGGTGTCACTGTCCGACGCCTTGGTTGACATGCCCGAGGTGAAGGTTGGCGCAGAGGACGCCCGTCGGGTGTCCCACGGTGTTCCCGTGGAGGTCCCCGCTTCGTCGCGCCCGGGCCGGGTGCGAGTGATGGGACCAGACGGGACGCTGCTGGCCGTGGCCGAGGGCGCGGGTGGGCGGCTGCGCTACCTGCGGGTGCTCGTCTAG
- the rbfA gene encoding 30S ribosome-binding factor RbfA: MTTHSRPERVGQEIQAALGDLLARGELRDPRIGYITITGVKVSPDLRVARVFYSMLGTAEERSETQKGLEAAKGFVRRAVTAAVNLRVSPEIFFSFDESIGEGDKIDRLLREVRSKEGW; the protein is encoded by the coding sequence ATGACGACGCATTCCCGACCCGAGCGAGTGGGGCAGGAAATCCAGGCGGCTCTCGGAGACCTGCTGGCCCGAGGCGAGCTGAGAGACCCCCGCATCGGCTACATCACGATTACCGGAGTGAAGGTCTCTCCGGACCTGCGGGTGGCCCGTGTCTTCTATTCGATGCTGGGCACGGCCGAAGAGCGGTCCGAGACGCAGAAGGGGCTGGAGGCGGCCAAGGGCTTTGTGCGCCGCGCCGTGACGGCGGCCGTCAACCTGCGCGTCTCGCCCGAAATCTTCTTCTCCTTCGACGAGTCCATCGGCGAGGGTGACAAGATCGACCGTCTTCTGCGGGAGGTCCGCAGCAAGGAAGGCTGGTAG
- a CDS encoding DUF503 domain-containing protein gives MFVGVARLTLQIPESGSLKAKRQVLRRVMERVKARFNVAMAEVEDQDLWQKATLALSVVGNDRRHVDEQLEKVIHFIEEMYVAPLMARETEILGFGDQLFAGGSAANARAAQPLDDEEDLLSPEAAAAHSEAAIARFLQGERASLAEAEGLGNWERRHDGDNDGGPGTGRPSPSGGGRMTLDEARARARSLRNPRDWEKK, from the coding sequence ATGTTCGTAGGTGTCGCACGTCTCACCCTCCAGATTCCGGAGAGCGGTTCACTCAAGGCCAAGCGGCAGGTGCTTCGCCGGGTGATGGAACGGGTGAAGGCTCGCTTCAACGTGGCCATGGCCGAGGTGGAGGACCAAGACCTCTGGCAGAAGGCCACGCTCGCTCTCTCGGTGGTGGGCAATGACCGCCGCCATGTGGACGAGCAACTCGAGAAGGTCATCCACTTCATCGAGGAGATGTACGTCGCCCCGCTGATGGCGCGGGAGACGGAGATATTGGGCTTTGGAGACCAGCTCTTCGCGGGAGGCTCCGCGGCGAACGCACGGGCGGCGCAGCCCCTGGACGATGAAGAGGACCTGCTGTCGCCCGAGGCGGCGGCGGCCCACTCGGAGGCGGCCATCGCTCGGTTCCTGCAGGGCGAGCGGGCCTCGCTGGCCGAGGCGGAGGGGTTGGGAAACTGGGAGCGCCGTCATGACGGCGACAACGACGGCGGCCCCGGTACGGGTCGCCCGTCTCCGTCGGGCGGTGGACGGATGACGCTGGACGAGGCGCGGGCGAGAGCCCGCTCCCTGCGCAACCCGCGAGACTGGGAGAAGAAATGA